One window of Micromonas commoda chromosome 1, complete sequence genomic DNA carries:
- a CDS encoding hypothetical protein (expressed; conserved uncharacterized protein), producing MPSPGASFVSPGESNLAAHLGKGSLFGHGFQVSLSDDVTSNVCGPLALVNKLISARPLRSQYLPEIGDVVLGRVSEVLAKRWKVDINIPHDAVLHLSAVHLPDGIQRRRNYDDELDMRARYGDRDLISAEVQGCFSDGSVALHTRISAYSRKFNGQHIQVLPTLVKRGKRHFCDFQGENYGCTDIEVIYGCNGLIWVGQSSKEAPGRSSFDADTARVDEAHDRFSYVQRAVRELICRVANSVRVLAALGMVVDPHNIIDVCQHSTFLGLQPKDMMISSFLNHLVRERGLV from the exons ATGCCCTCTCCAGGCGCAAGTTTTGTGTCTCCTGGAGAAAGCAACCTCGCAGCACACCTCGGGAAAGGATCTCTCTTTGGACATGGCTTCCAAGTGTCATTGAGCGACGATGTAACCTCCAATGTCTGTGGACCACTTGCGCTGGTAAATAAGCTTATCTCTGCGAGACCACTTCGTTCACAGTATTTGCCGGAGATCGGTGACGTTGTCTTGGGTCGCGTGTCTGAAGTTTTAGCAAAACGTTGGAAAGTCGATATTAACATCCCCCATGACGCGGTATTACATCTAAGTGCCGTGCATCTCCCCGATGGCATTCAGAGGCGTCGTAACTATGATGATGAGCTTGATATGAGGGCTCGCTATG GCGATCGCGATCTCATAAGCGCGGAAGTACAAGGCTGTTTCTCCGATGGGTCCGTAGCTCTACACACCCGAATATCTGCGTACAGTCGCAAATTCAACGGGCAGCATATTCAAGTACTGCCAACTTTGGTGAAACGAGGCAAACGACATTTTTGCGACTTTCAGGGG GAAAACTATGGGTGCACAGATATCGAAGTTATTTATGGTTGCAACGGCCTAATTTGGGTTGGGCAATCATCAAAGGAAGCTCCTGGACGTTCTTCTTTTGATGCCGATACTGCTCGCGTAGACGAAGCACACGATCGATTTTCATATGTTCAGCGCGCCGTTAGAGAGCTAATTTGTCGTGTTGCAAACTCAGTACGTGTCTTGGCAGCCCTTGGCATGGTAGTCGATCCTCATAATATCATCGATGTGTGTCAACATTCGACATTTTTGGGCTTGCAGCCGAAAGATATGATGATCTCTAGTTTCCTAAATCACCTTGTGCGAGAGCGTGGCTTAGTATGA
- the DUF667 gene encoding duf667-containing protein (DUF667 - This family of proteins are highly conserved in eukaryotes. Some proteins in the family are annotated as transcription factors. However, there is currently no support for this in the literature. expressed) has protein sequence MFKNTFQSGFLSILYSIGSQPLQIWDKKCRNGHIRRITDKDIQSSVLEIMGTNVSTIFIACPGDEKQTLGIKLPFLVMIIKNLKKYFSFEVQVLDDKNVRRRFRASNYQSTTRVKPFICTMPMRLDEGWNQIQFNLSDFTRRAYGTNYIETLRVQIHANCRIRRIYFSDRLYTEEELPQEFKLFLPIQKS, from the exons ATGTTCA AAAATACATTCCAG AGTGGATTCCTTTCCATCCTGTACAGTATCGGAAGCCAACCGCTCCAAATTTGGGACAAAAAATGCCGGAATGGCCACATCAGAAGAATAACTGACAAGGATATCCAGTCATCTGTTCTCGAAATAATGGGAACGAAT GTGTCTACCATCTTCATCGCATGCCCTGGAGATGAAAAGCAAACCTTAGGAATAAAGCTTCCTTTCTTGGTCATGATCATAAAAAACTTGAAAAAATACTTTTCTTTTGAAGTACAG GTATTGGATGATAAGAATGTCCGCCGCAGATTTCGCGCATCCAACTACCAG TCGACAACTCGCGTGAAACCTTTCATTTGTACCATGCCTATGCGACTTGATGAAGGATGGAATCAGATTCAGTTTAATCTTTCCGATTTCACACGGCGAGCTTATG GAACAAATTACATCGAAACGCTCCGTGTCCAAATTCATGCAAATTGCCGCATCAGGCGCATATATTTTTCAGATCGTCTGTATACTGAAGAAGAGCTACCGCAAGAGTTTAAGCTTTTCCTTCCAATCCAG AAATCTTAA
- a CDS encoding predicted protein, translated as MARRPAKCYRVIKNKPYPKSRYCRGVPDPKIRIYDAGMKKYSVDAFPTCVHLVSFEKEQVSSEAMEAGRIAANKYMVKNAGKDQFHLRVRLHPFHCLRINKMLSCAGADRLQTGMRGAFGKVQGTAARIAIGQIMLSIRTKDVHGAKAVEAFRRAKFKFPGRQKIVTSRQWGFTKFTREDYVAWKQEGRIQPDGVNAKLYENHGRLEARPTGTLFLQPARVYKDRVGA; from the exons atggcgcgacgACCAGCGAAATGCTACCGCGTGATAAAGAACAAACCTTATCCCAAGTCCAGGTActgccgcggcgtccccgatCCGAAAATCCGCATCTATGACGCGGGAATGAAGAAGTACTCGGTGGATGCGTTCCCCACTTGCGTACATCTCGTAAG TTTCGAGAAAGAGCAGGTTTCTTCCGAAGCGATGGAGGCCGGCCGCATCGCAGCCAATAAATACATGGTGAAGAACGCTGGCAAGGACCAGTTCCACCTCCGTGTTCGCCTCCATCCCTTTCATTGCCTTCGCATTAATAAGATGCTCTCATGCGCCGGAGCGGATCGTCTCCAAACCGGCATGCGCGGCGCTTTCGGCAAGGTGCAGGGtaccgcggcgcgcatcgccaTCGGTCAGATCATGCTCTCCATCAGAACGAAGGATGTGCACGGCGCAAAGGCTGTTGAGGCCTTCCGCCGTGCAAAATTTAAGTTTCCTGGTCGTCAAAAGATAGTTACCTCCCGCCAATGGGGATTCACCAAGTTCACACGTGAGGACTACGTCGCTTGGAAACAGGAGGGTCGTATTCAGCCTGACGGTGTGAATGCAAAGCTTTACGAGAACCACGGTCGGCTGGAGGCGCGTCCTACAGGTACTCTGTTTCTTCAGCCCGCTCGCGTTTACAAGGACCGAGTCGGGGCCTAA
- a CDS encoding predicted protein (Encodes a protein with single ERF domain) has translation MSSPTDQRSAVHYVTGMKFSSREGQKLCVARVAPSLPNLRESIASFTALPSAFGVSVILQFSIELFDLFYKKSQSFPSGKLKRVLHKLSRQTDCFLVPGWSCDPMYLQMMHCARNPHIQCVGRYNVDMGTRQSVHKVARQKGVSSGRTYTSKYRGVHQTFPTRRWEAQFRRNGKPTSLGCFDYEDEAARAYDRMMVWCELHGQDSRGGKVGAHRSHIAQLSLNFDYNDYEGDLIALRHVSQDDLVQSLRRQGRMQASNNTGGSFSGASTHKKLP, from the exons ATGAGTTCGCCTACCGACCAGCGTTCGGCGGTACATTATGTCACTGGAATGA AGTTCAGCTCACGCGAAGGACAAAAGTTGTGCGTTGCACGTGTTGCGCCGTCACTACCAAATCTCCGCGAGAGCATTGCCAGCTTTACCGCGTTACCTTCGGCTTTTGGGGTGAGTGTAATTTTACAGTTTTCGATTGAACTGTTTGACCTGTTTTATAAAAAATCACAGTCATTCCCCTCGGGCAAACTGAAAAGGGTCTTGCACAAGCTGTCGCGCCAGACAGATTGCTTTTTAGTTCCCGGTTGGTCATGTGACCCAATGTACCTGCAAATGATGCATTGTGCACGAAATCCACACATTCAATGCGTAGGCCGCTACAACGTTGACATGGGAACACGTCAATCAGTGCATAAAGTTGCGCGGCAGAAAGGAGTCTCGTCTGGAAGAACATACACTTCAAAATATCGAGGAGTACACCAAACATTTCCTACTCGCCGATGGGAAGCGCAGTTTAGGAGAAACGGTAAACCGACATCGTTGGGCTGCTTTGACTatgaggacgaggcggcACGCGCGTACGATCGCATGATGGTCTGGTGTGAGCTTCACGGGCAAGACAGCAGAGGTGGGAAAGTTGGCGCACACAGGTCCCATATTGCCCAGCTATCCCTGAATTTTGACTATAACGACTATGAAGGAGACCTCATCGCTCTGAGGCACGTGTCACAGGACGATTTAGTCCAAAGTCTCAGACGTCAAGGACGAATGCAAGCTTCGAATAACACTGGTGGCAGCTTTTCAGGCGCTTCCACTCATAAAAAGTTGCCCTAG
- the CLPP1 gene encoding predicted protein (ATP-dependent Clp protease proteolytic subunit) translates to MSFSLPSTRLRPSLRGANTSLYQESRRSAVRTIPAEVVVRAKAFNDESLQSTSVQSTSASRQIVAQQSKGPSPIVMERFQGVASQLMNQRIIRLGGAVDDDSCNLIVAQLLWLDATDPKKDITLYVNSPGGSVTAGMAVFDTMRHVRPDISTVCVGLAASMGAFLLASGQQGKRFSLPNSRIMIHQPLGGAQGQAADIEIQANEIMHHKSTLNGYLAEFTGKPLDTVMQDTDRDFFMSAFEAKEYGLIDSVIEHPTDVAVRSSGIPMYAGEL, encoded by the exons ATGTCTTTTTCGCTTCCGTCCACCCGCTTGCGCCCTtctcttcgcggcgcgaacaCGTCGCTTTATCAGGAGAGTAGACGTTCTGCGGTCAG AACGATTCCTGCAGAGGTTGTAGTTCGCGCCAAGGCCTTCAATGACGAGTCGCTGCAGTCCACTAGTGTGCAGTCCACTAGTGCTTCAAG GCAAATTGTTGCACAGCAAAGCAAGGGTCCCTCTCCTATTGTAATGGAGCGCTTTCAAGGCGTTGCAAGCCAACTAATGAATCAG CGCATCATCCGTCTCGGTGGTGCGGTTGATGACGACAGCTGCAACTTAATTGTCGCACAACTCCTCTGGCTGGATGCAACTGATCCCAAAAAG GATATCACCCTATACGTGAACTCGCCCGGTGGATCTGTGACAGCCGGAATGGCGGTATTCGACACCATGCGACACGTACGCCCAGACATTTCCACAGTTTGCGTAGGCCTTGCTGCTTCCATGG GTGCATTCTTGCTTGCCTCTGGCCAACAG GGAAAGAGGTTCAGCCTTCCAAATAGTCGAATCATGATTCACCAGCCCTTGGGTGGGGCCCAAGGGCAAGCTGCGGACATAGAGATTCAGGCGAATGAGATAATG CACCACAAGTCAACTCTGAACGGCTATCTCGCGGAATTCACTGGCAAGCCTCTGGACACT GTGATGCAAGACACTGACCGTGACTTCTTCATGTCTGCCTTTGAGGCGAAAGAGTATGGATTAATTGACTCAGTCATTGAGCACCCAACTGATGTGGCTGTGCGTTCATCCGGTATACCCATGTATGCGGGTGAGCTGTGA
- a CDS encoding predicted protein codes for MFPYPSGAGLHVGHPEGYTATDIIARYKRMTGHNVLHPMGWDAFGLPAEQYAIETGTHPRHTTNTNVGRFREQLKSLGFSYDWEREVATSDSKYYKWTQWIFLQLLERGLAYQAEVPVNWCPALGTVLANEEVIDGLSERGGHPVVRRPMKQWMLRITDYAERLLDDLDGLDWPESIKEMQRNWIGRSEGVRLSFRLPGAEEKVEVFTTRPDTLFGVTYLVLAPEHPLIHTLTSKEQAAAVREYVETSSRKSDLERTDLAKEKTGIFTGAYATHPLTEEEIPIWVADYVLGSYGTGAIMAVPAHDERDNEFAAAFELPVIQVVTPPDGDCTCYAGDGFMQNSASEAIDVNGLTNSDAGQRILEWLEENSVGTKTINYKLRDWLFARQRYWGEPFPVVYADNDRDKPVPIPYSDLPLTLPETDNFKPSGTGEGPLANISEWVNTVDPRDGVSAARRDTNTMPQWAGSCWYYLRFIDPMNDDAFVDGDLEKYWMPVDLYVGGAEHAVLHLLYARFWHKVLYDIGAVSTKEPFQRLVSQGMILGEMSKSRGNVVNPDEIVRDFGADSLRLYEMFMGPLRETKVWQTKGVEGCSRFLARAYRLFDSYTDETPSDDQLRVIHRCIAKVTEETENMRFNTAIAAMMEFTNAATKWERRPKVILESFALLLGPYAPHLSEELWERLGNQSTNAYETWPVANTKYLMDDNVTLAVQVNGKMRGRIELGMDSPKEDALAMAMQQDNISRFVPDKTAIQKVVYVPGKVLNIVAQPL; via the exons ATGTTCCCTTACCCGAG TGGCGCAGGTCTTCATGTCGGTCATCCCGAAGGTTATACTGCGACAGATATTATAGCGCGATACAAGCGCATGACTGGACACAATGTCCTTCATCCTATGGGCTGGGACGCTTTTGGCCTACCTGCTGAGCAGTATGCGATCGAAACCGGTACCCACCCAAGACATACAACCAATACAAATGTTGGAAGGTTCAGGGAACAGCTAAAGTCTCTAGGGTTCTCGTACGATTGGGAACGCGAAGTCGCGACAAGTGACTCGAAGTACTACAAGTGGACCCAATGGATTTTCCTACAGTTGCTTGAACGAGGTCTGGCGTATCAGGCTGAGGTGCCGGTGAACTGGTGCCCTGCACTTGGCACTGTCCTTGCTAATGAAGAAGTCATCGACGGCCTTTCTGAGCGCGGAGGCCATCCAGTGGTTCGTAGGCCTATGAAACAGTGGATGTTGCGGATTACTGACTACGCTGAACGTCTTTTGGATGACCTCGATGGTTTAGACTGGCCAGAGAGTATCAAAGAGATGCAGAGAAACTGGATTGGCCGATCAGAGGGCGTTCGGTTATCATTCCGGCTTCCAGGCGCAGAAGAAAAAGTTGAAGTGTTCACAACGCGTCCAGATACGTTATTTGGCGTAACTTACCTTGTCCTGGCACCCGAACACCCACTTATACATACGTTGACTTCTAAAGAGCAGGCAGCGGCGGTGAGAGAATACGTAGAAACATCAAGCAGAAAGTCTGACCTTGAGCGTACAGACCTGGCAAAAGAGAAAACTGGGATTTTTACCGGTGCTTATGCGACGCATCCACTTACAGAAGAGGAAATCCCAATATGGGTCGCGGACTATGTACTTGGATCTTATGGGACAGGTGCTATCATGGCAGTGCCGGCGCATGATGAACGCGACAACGAATTTGCAGCTGCATTTGAATTACCAGTTATACAGGTGGTTACGCCGCCCGATGGTGACTGTACATGCTACGCTGGTGATGGCTTCATGCAAAACAGTGCGTCCGAAGCAATAGACGTAAATGGTCTGACAAATAGCGACGCAGGACAAAGGATATTGGAATGGCTTGAAGAGAACTCAGTTGGGACCAAAACAATCAATTACAAGTTACGGGATTGGCTATTCGCGCGTCAGCGCTATTGGGGAGAGCCATTTCCTGTTGTTTACGCAGATAATGACCGAGACAAACCTGTTCCTATCCCATACTCTGATCTCCCACTTACCCTTCCAGAAACGGACAACTTCAAACCGAGTGGAACAGGTGAAGGCCCGCTAGCAAACATATCTGAATGGGTGAACACAGTTGACCCAAGAGACGGGGTCAGTGCTGCGCGTCGGGACACAAACACAATGCCCCAATGGGCAGGTTCGTGTTGGTATTACTTGCGCTTCATTGATCCCATGAACGATGATGCCTTTGTGGACGGAGATCTGGAAAAATATTGGATGCCTGTCGACCTCTATGTTGGCGGTGCAGAGCACGCAGTACTTCACCTGCTTTATGCTCGATTCTGGCATAAAGTACTGTATGATATCGGTGCCGTTAGTACGAAGGAACCCTTCCAACGTCTGGTCTCTCAGGGAATGATTTTAGGAGAG ATGAGTAAGAGCCGTGGAAACGTCGTGAACCCTGATGAGATCGTCAGGGATTTTGGCGCAGATTCCTTGCGTTTATACGAAATGTTTATGGGACCTTTGCGTGAGACAAAGGTGTGGCAGACAAAAGGCGTTGAGGGATGTAGTCGCTTTCTCGCACGTGCATACCGTCTATTCGACTCGTACACGGACGAAACACCCAGTGATGATCAGCTGAGAGTTATTCACAGGTGTATTGCAAAAGTCACCGAAGAGACAGAGAACATGCGGTTCAATACAGCTATTGCTGCAATGATGGAATTCACAAATGCTGCCACAAAATGGGAGCGGCGGCCTAAAGTTATCCTAGAATCCTTCGCATTATTGCTTGGTCCGTATGCTCCTCACCTCTCTGAGGAGCTTTGGGAGCGCCTGGGCAACCAGAGCACTAATGCCTATGAGACATGGCCAGTTGCAAACACAAAGTACCTGATGGATGACAATGTGACGCTTGCAGTCCAAGTCAATGGGAAAATGCGTGGGAGGATTGAGCTCGGGATGGATTCACCCAAGGAAGACGCGCTGGCCATGGCTATGCAACAAGATAACATTTCAAGGTTTGTGCCTGACAAAACGGCCATCCAAAAAGTCGTGTATGTCCCAGGAAAAGTTCTAAACATCGTCGCGCAGCCTCTATAA
- a CDS encoding predicted protein, which translates to MAYYELYRRSTLGMTLTDALDEMVTTGELTPTIAMKVLAQFDKFMNGALKSLKTKLSFKGDLETYRFCDNVWTFMLKNVTFDVSGPGGDKRAASVDRLKIVACDGKAVLGV; encoded by the exons ATGGCG TACTACGAACTTTATCGCAGGTCCACATTGGGCATGACGCTTACAGATGCCCTCGACGAGATGGTGACCACTGGGGAGCTGACACCAACTATAGCGATGAAAGTTCTGGCACAGTTCGACAAG TTCATGAACGGGGCATTGAAAAGTTTGAAAACGAAGTTGTCCTTCAAG GGGGACCTCGAAACATATAGGTTTTGCGATAATGTATGGACTTTCATGTTGAAGAATGTAACATTTGATGTAAGCGGGCCAGGTGGGGACAAAAGAGCAGCTTCTGTTGATCGTCTTAAAATCGTTGCATGCGATGGGAAGGCAGTTCTTGGTGTCTGA
- the UHPC gene encoding major facilitator superfamily (hexose phosphate), with protein sequence MIVAQISDIRPKHAGAKFGQAPVKRFRTPLRIVNAADKPARPSLINPPHRSKCRLRTRLRASCPRAIVSMQRRQVLANAASLPLQTFETKSGGYTKSFLLVRMTVFLSILLGYACYYLTRNSLTFTAPAMVASPALGLDITSIGVITSIFPLCYGCSKFVSGVVGDVLSPSIMLGGGLMATGLVNVAFGASSTLPVFCFLWAGNGILQGFGAPSCAKILTSWFAAKERGTYWGMWNIAHNLGGFAAPILAGTAARTLGWNWGLWAPGIIALSVGLLIILTLKDSPEARGFSPVEHLEAPETDLQKTIEGAAPEAPPFGMQERNISLLDNLFLNVLSNPFIWGLAFTYFCVYVVRQGITSWSVFYLIKEKGVLDAGAAAVRVSGMELGGLFGSLIAGRISDWYIATSPGGAVGKRIQVVMAYLIGVAAMLAAFKAVPSGLPILQAIIVFMIGFFLYGPQMLIGLCGAEIVGRRSVGASEGFLGWIAYLGAANAGVPLSLLVQQYGWNAFFAALLLACAAAIVLLAPITGAQSHVQRSMNQ encoded by the exons ATGATCGTCGCTCAAATATCTGATATTCGGCCCAAGCACGCCGGGGCAAAGTTCGGGCAAGCACCTGTCAAGAGGTTCCGAACACCCCTCCGGATAGTCAACGCTGCTGACAAGCCAGCTAGACCATCGTTGATCAACCCACCACATCGGAGTAAATGTCGCCTGAGGACACGATTGCGTGCTTCTTGTCCTCGTGCTATTGTTTCAATGCAGCGTCGTCAAGTTTTGGCCAACGCGGCCTCTCTACCCCTGCAGACTTTTGAGACAAAATCGGGGGGTTACACGAAAAGTTTCCTCCTCGTCAGAATGACTGTGTTTTTAAG CATTCTGTTAGGCTACGCGTGTTACTATCTGACCCGCAACAGTTTGACATTCACGGCACCTGCCATGGTGGCCTCACCCGCACTCGGTCTTGACATCACTTCGATTGGCGTAATCACTTCAATTTTTCCGCTGTGCTATGGTTGCAGCAAATTCGTCAGTGGTGTTGTCGGTGATGTACTGTCGCCGAGCATCATGCTTGGAGGTGGGCTAATGGCAACGGGTCTG GTCAACGTTGCCTTCGGGGCAAGCTCTACGCTGCCCGTGTTCTGTTTCCTCTGGGCTGGCAATG GTATTCTTCAAGGGTTTGGCGCTCCAAGCTGTGCCAAGATTTTAACCTCTTGGTTTGCTGCAAAAGAACGAGGAACATATTGG GGCATGTGGAACATTGCCCATAATTTGGGAGGATTTGCTGCCCCGATACTTGCCGGCACGGCTGCAAGAACACTTGGATGGAAC TGGGGGCTGTGGGCCCCGGGAATAATCGCACTGTCTGTCGGGTTACTCATCATATTAACATTAAAAGACTCGCCTGAGGCACGAGGCTTTTCTCCTGTGGAGCATCTCGAGG CTCCTGAAACTGATCTGCAAAAGACTATTGAAGGTGCTGCGCCTGAAGCTCCTCCG TTTGGTATGCAGGAGAGAAACATAAGTTTACTCGACAATTTGTTTTTAAATGTGCTGTCAAATCCGTTCATATG GGGACTTGCGTTCACGTATTTCTGCGTCTATGTTGTTAGACAG GGCATCACGTCTTGGTCTGTATTTTATCTTATAAAAGAGAAAGGTGTATTGGATGCAGGTGCCGCAGCG GTACGGGTTTCTGGTATGGAGCTTGGTGGGTTGTTTGGCAGCCTCATTGCTGGACGCATCAGTGACTGGTATATAGCCACCTCACCTGGAGGCGCCGTGGGAAAGCGGATCCAAGTAGTGATGGCTTACTTGATCGGTGTAGCTGCGATGCTGGCGGCTTTCAAAGCCGTCCCAAGTG GACTTCCAATTCTACAAGCAATAATAGTATTTATGATCGGATTCTTCTTATATGGACCGCAAATGCTTATCG GATTGTGCGGGGCAGAAATCGTTGGCCGCCGTTCTGTGGGAGCGAGTGAAGGTTTCCTTGGTTGGATTGCATACCTT GGAGCTGCTAATGCCGGCGTTCCCCTTTCCTTGCTGGTTCAGCAGTATGGATGGAATGCTTTTTTTGCCGCCTTACTTTTGGCATGTGCTGCTGCCATCGTGCTGCTCGCCCCAATCACGGGTGCACAGAGCCATGTCCAGCGAAGTATGAATCAATGA
- a CDS encoding predicted protein, translated as MEHPYKFSTMWTTGSVAQPEVFFNEQGPQLAQPQRLAVPTQQFRSRSLSFSFSCNQPIRKASAIKVSAVASDADEIALLEKMLKLARERKEKETIPATPTSGEYDGKGFTIKTFNAISPVGLDKYPRGKYILDDVPPTVRAIVRCGAGTNNIPVKEMTERGIPVFNTPGANANAVKELVICGLLLASRGIVEGNFHVNNVINKEENGDYDRISKRIETDKAMFGGQEIQGKTIALGLGMKVIGYDPVLSLEAALQLPGDRMKRVTELDELFAEADYITVHVPYIKGVTHHLINSEALAKCKPNVHLLNFARGEIIDGAAVKSGYDNGALTGKYISDFSDPDLMGHPQHIVLPHLGASTEEAEENSAAMAAATMMDFLETGTIRNSVNFPTTILAPQKNSSGARLCIVNRNEPGALGEITTFLGSKGLNISQQINTSRGDIAYTVIDFTNQPEDAEALQVELAAACNFIISLRFLGMVFNDELGEPGTYFYVSWAQ; from the exons atggagcatccgtacaaatTCTCTACCATGTG GACAACCGGCAGTGTCGCGCAACCCGAGGTTTTCTTTAACGAACAAGGCCCGCAACTTGCTCAACCGCAGCGACTAG CTGTTCCCACCCAGCAGTTCCGCTCTCGCTCTCTATCATTTTCGTTTTCCTGCAATCAGCCCATTCGGAAGGCCTCGGCCATAAAGGTGTCCGCAGTGGCGTCGGATGCAGACGAAATCGCTCTTCTGGAGAAGATGCTAAAGCTAGCAAGAGAGCGCAAAGAAAAGGAAACCATTCCTGCCACTCCGACCTCGGGAGAATATGACGGCAAAGGATTCACAATCAAAACATTCAATGCAATTTCCCCTGTTGGACTGGACAAGTATCCTCGTGGCAAATACATC CTAGACGATGTCCCCCCGACTGTCCGCGCCATAGTTCGCTGCGGAGCAGGGACCAATAACATACCCGTCAAAGAAATGACAGAACGGGGCATTCCTGTCTTCAACACCCCCGGAGCAAATGCAAATGCGGTCAAGGAGCTCGTCATCTGTGGACTTCTTCTCGCCTCACGTGGCATCGTTGAAGGCAACTTCCATGTCAACAACGTCATCAACAAGGAAGAAAATGGAGATTACGACAGAATTTCTAAGCGCATCGAGACTGATAAGGCTATGTTTGGTGGTCAGGAAATTCAAGGAAAGACGATAG CACTGGGTCTCGGAATGAAGGTCATCGGTTATGATCCCGTGCTATCACTTGAGGCGGCTTTACAGCTCCCCGGTGACCGCATGAAACGTGTCACTGAGCTTGATGAACTCTTTGCGGAGGCAGATTATATTACCGTTCACGTGCCTTACATCAAAGGTGTCACCCATCACCTGATAAACTCTGAAGCTTTAGCAAAATGCAAGCCAAACGTCCACTTACTCAActtcgcgcgcggtgagATAATTGATGGCGCGGCCGTGAAATCTGGTTATGATAACGGGGCCCTGACTGGCAAGTACATCTCCGATTTCTCGGATCCGGATCTTATGGGGCATCCTCAACATATTGTGCTGCCCCATCTTGGAGCTTCAACAGAAGAGGCAGAGGAGAACTCAGCTGCGATGGCGGCAGCGACTATGATGGACTTCCTCGAGACGGGCACCATCAGAAACTCGGTCAACTTTCCAACGACCATCCTCGCTCCACAGAAGAACTCATCTGGAGCCCGACTATGCATCGTAAATCGGAATGAGCCTGGAGCCCTTGGTGAGATAACCACATTTTTGGGCTCCAAGGGTCTGAACATTTCCCAGCAAATAAATACATCTCGCGGCGACATCGCCTATACTGTGATTGATTTCACGAATCAACCAGAGGATGCGGAGGCTCTCCAGGTAGAACTTGCAGCAGCTTGCAACTTTATCATCTCTCTGCGGTTTCTAGGAATGGTTTTCAACGATGAACTTGGAGAACCGGGGACATATTTCTATGTTTCTTGGGCCCAGTGA